The Streptomyces sp. TG1A-8 nucleotide sequence GCACGCCCACAAGCATGTCCTGCCTGCCGTCGAGGAGCCGCCCGGGCGGCCCCGGCAGGTGTCCCACGAGGGCTACGAGTGGCTGTGCGTCCTGTACGGGCGGCTGTGGCTCGCACTCGGTGGCCAGGACCTCGTCCTGGATTCCGGCGACGTCGCCGAGTTCGACACCCGCGTCCCCCACGGAGTCGCGAACGCCGGATCCGACGGACCGGTCGAGTATCTGATCATGTTCGGACCCCAGGGAGAACGTCTACGGCCGCGCACCCCTCCAGCCGCTGGCCGCGGGACTGGTGACAGAAAGGCTGCCGAATAAGACCGTGTCCTATGTGGTGGGCTTGAGGAGTCGCTTGTAGCAGCAGAGGACTGCGGCAAGCCCCAGAAAGGCCAGGTAGTTGCGGGGATTGCGTTCGTAGCGGTGGCTGAGCCGACGGTAGCCGGTCAGCCAGGACATGGTCCGTTCGATCACCCAACGACGCCGGCCCAGCCGTTCGCTGGACTCGATGCCCTTGCGGGCGATGCGGACGCCGATGCGCTTGCCGCGTAACCATTTCCGCAGCTCAGGGACATCGTATGCCTTGTCGGCATGCAGGCGCTGGGGCTTGAAGTACCGGCCGTTGTGCGGGTCGTGTCTCGTTACTGACTTCGGCTCGTCAGGGTGAGGCTGGTTCGTCGAAGGTCAGGCCGGTGCCGGCTATGAAGCCGTCGAGGGTGCCGGGCCGGTACTGAAGGCGCTTGAGTCGGTTACGGACGAGAGCTTCGAGCCGGTCGAGGGCGACCACGGCGAGGTTGGCCAGGCTGCGTTTGACGTGTGCCCATACCCACTCGACGGGGTTGAGGTCGGATGAGTAGGCGGGCAGCAGGAACACCGTCAGCCATTTCCGTTCGGCGATCAACTCACGCATGACACGCGAGACGTGGGTGTTGAGGCGGTCCCAGACCAGCACGATAGGTGCCTTGAGGAGCTGGTGGACGCCGTCGACGAGTGCGATGAGAAGCCGTATTTCAACCGAACATGCTTCCTTGATTTCTGCTGGTCAGGCATGGTTTCGCTCGGGTTGAGGGGGGGGCATCGCGGCGTCTTGTGTCCGCTTCATGGTCGAGGGGTGCGCGGTGGCGTCGGTGCTGGGGAT carries:
- a CDS encoding helix-turn-helix transcriptional regulator produces the protein MAGDDVAQTLAAMGPRLRAVRERRGVTLAVVSGATGISPSTLSRIETGRRKPTLEVVLQLAKEYGVSLDELAGTAPAAEPRATAPLNFGDDKAVLPLTRYVGGLHAHKHVLPAVEEPPGRPRQVSHEGYEWLCVLYGRLWLALGGQDLVLDSGDVAEFDTRVPHGVANAGSDGPVEYLIMFGPQGERLRPRTPPAAGRGTGDRKAAE
- a CDS encoding transposase, whose product is MKEACSVEIRLLIALVDGVHQLLKAPIVLVWDRLNTHVSRVMRELIAERKWLTVFLLPAYSSDLNPVEWVWAHVKRSLANLAVVALDRLEALVRNRLKRLQYRPGTLDGFIAGTGLTFDEPASP